The following proteins are co-located in the Williamwhitmania taraxaci genome:
- a CDS encoding AMP-binding protein: MKQDELAPLFNFQSGDRLNSEKLELVNQYALRIRSSKKFWEKDQLPDWLDDYLLKCKRTVPYYNSRPKSLYDQPTIDRSIVRSTPWQFVSSELNLEDLLVYQTSGTTGAAMDVLFDPVSQACWLPQLQSILDLYGINLDSRPDNVTIALVCSQKSTLTYASLSTYLKSSGVLKININPSDWKVPAHRIQYLEKYNPQILTGDPFAFMDLLALKPRITPKALVSSAMKLTEGIRKKLEEYFACPIIDTYSLTECRMIAFAENNRHRAIRPELYLEVFDKDKDILLPYGERGELVITGGNNPFLPLIRYRTGDFCQLEIENGIPFIVDLEARTPVAFYKKNHYCPTKL, from the coding sequence ATGAAGCAGGATGAACTTGCTCCTTTGTTCAATTTCCAAAGCGGTGACAGACTAAACTCAGAAAAATTAGAATTGGTTAACCAATATGCATTGCGCATACGCAGCAGCAAGAAATTTTGGGAAAAAGATCAATTACCAGATTGGTTAGACGATTACCTACTAAAGTGTAAACGAACGGTTCCTTACTATAATAGCAGACCAAAATCATTATACGATCAACCAACAATTGATAGAAGCATTGTCAGATCAACTCCTTGGCAATTCGTTTCATCAGAATTAAACTTGGAGGATTTACTAGTTTATCAAACATCTGGAACAACAGGTGCTGCAATGGATGTATTATTTGATCCAGTCTCGCAGGCTTGCTGGCTACCTCAACTGCAATCAATTCTCGACCTTTATGGGATAAACCTTGACAGTAGACCTGATAACGTTACGATAGCATTAGTTTGCTCTCAGAAGTCCACGCTTACTTATGCTTCACTATCTACCTATCTTAAAAGCTCCGGTGTTTTAAAAATCAACATAAATCCGAGTGATTGGAAAGTTCCGGCCCATCGAATTCAATATCTAGAAAAATACAATCCACAGATTCTTACGGGCGACCCTTTTGCGTTTATGGATCTATTGGCATTAAAACCAAGAATCACTCCTAAGGCTCTTGTATCCTCTGCAATGAAGTTAACCGAAGGAATTCGGAAAAAGTTAGAGGAGTATTTTGCATGTCCTATTATTGATACTTACTCTCTTACTGAATGTAGGATGATTGCATTTGCCGAAAACAACAGGCACAGGGCAATTCGTCCCGAATTGTATTTGGAAGTGTTTGATAAGGATAAAGATATTCTTCTCCCTTACGGAGAAAGAGGTGAACTAGTAATTACTGGTGGAAACAATCCATTTTTGCCTTTAATACGCTATAGAACAGGTGACTTCTGCCAGTTAGAAATTGAAAATGGAATACCGTTTATAGTTGATCTGGAGGCTAGAACTCCCGTTGCCTTTTATAAAAAGAATCACTACTGTCCGACTAAACTCTAA